The Syntrophales bacterium genome has a segment encoding these proteins:
- the radC gene encoding DNA repair protein RadC — MKKIADIPKLDRPREKLQKKGAEALSDLELMAILVGKGTKGHDVMSVAKRILEILDSGDEKPNLKELQKVEGVGPAKATLIAAALEFSRRRIRPEGLKISFPADVLPLIQHFADRKQEHFICVSVNGANEVITSRVVSVGLVNKTQVHPREVFADPITDRASAIIIAHNHPSGGLKPSNEDIEVTKQLKSAGETLGIKLLDHIIFNHKGYYSFLENEEM, encoded by the coding sequence ATGAAAAAAATTGCTGACATCCCCAAATTAGACCGCCCCCGCGAAAAATTGCAGAAGAAAGGCGCGGAGGCGCTATCCGATCTTGAATTAATGGCTATCCTTGTTGGCAAGGGCACAAAAGGACATGATGTTATGTCCGTAGCGAAACGGATTTTGGAGATATTGGATTCCGGTGATGAAAAACCAAACCTTAAAGAACTGCAGAAAGTTGAAGGTGTAGGCCCGGCGAAGGCAACGTTGATAGCCGCCGCGTTGGAATTCTCCCGCCGTCGTATTCGTCCGGAAGGATTAAAGATATCTTTTCCTGCTGATGTGCTTCCATTGATTCAGCATTTTGCCGACCGAAAGCAGGAGCATTTTATCTGTGTTTCCGTTAATGGCGCTAATGAAGTTATTACAAGCCGTGTTGTTTCAGTTGGTCTTGTCAATAAAACACAGGTTCATCCCCGAGAAGTCTTTGCTGATCCCATTACTGACCGAGCATCGGCAATCATCATTGCCCACAACCATCCCTCAGGAGGATTAAAACCAAGCAACGAAGATATTGAGGTGACGAAACAATTAAAATCTGCTGGTGAAACCCTGGGAATCAAGCTCCTTGATCATATTATTTTCAATCATAAAGGCTATTACAGTTTTCTGGAAAATGAAGAGATGTAA
- a CDS encoding type II toxin-antitoxin system HicA family toxin, whose translation MTKFPTDVPIKKVIKVFELLGFRLVREDNHIAMARENADGTRTPMTIPNHRTIKGSTLRTILTQASISRDDFLEVYKNK comes from the coding sequence ATGACTAAATTTCCTACAGACGTTCCCATTAAAAAGGTAATCAAGGTTTTTGAGTTGTTAGGATTCCGACTTGTGAGGGAAGACAATCATATTGCCATGGCACGGGAGAACGCTGATGGAACTCGAACACCCATGACAATACCCAATCATCGTACAATAAAAGGTTCAACATTGCGTACCATACTAACACAGGCCAGCATATCGAGAGACGATTTCCTGGAAGTTTATAAGAACAAGTAA
- a CDS encoding type IV toxin-antitoxin system AbiEi family antitoxin domain-containing protein: MDTISGLGKESRNRLAKVMRETKGTVSVRQVADILQLTPDRAAKMLSRWASQGWVSRVQRGLYVFIPIEARSTDIALEDPWIVADQLFSPCYIGGWSAAEYWELTEQLFRTIVIMTTRKPRNRKPVIKGTGFLLRTVSPDVMFGMRSVWRGQVKINVSDPTRTLLDMLDDPALGGGLRPMVDVFNTYMASKDKDVDLLVKYASRLGNGAVFKRLGFLATRFAPTEQGLIDSCRTRLTKGNAKIDPSMPVDKLITAWNLWVPANWAKEGKRD; encoded by the coding sequence ATGGATACAATTTCAGGATTAGGAAAAGAATCGAGAAACCGCCTTGCCAAAGTCATGCGGGAGACAAAGGGTACCGTTTCGGTCCGGCAGGTAGCGGATATTCTTCAATTGACTCCTGACAGAGCAGCAAAGATGCTGTCCCGCTGGGCAAGCCAGGGGTGGGTCTCGCGCGTTCAAAGAGGTTTGTACGTCTTCATACCAATCGAAGCACGCTCTACCGATATCGCGCTTGAAGATCCATGGATCGTTGCCGATCAGCTTTTTTCTCCATGTTATATCGGTGGCTGGAGTGCCGCGGAATACTGGGAATTGACTGAACAGCTTTTTCGAACCATCGTTATCATGACGACTCGCAAGCCGCGCAATCGAAAGCCTGTGATCAAAGGCACCGGGTTCTTGCTGCGCACTGTTTCTCCTGATGTCATGTTCGGAATGCGGTCCGTCTGGCGGGGGCAGGTAAAGATAAATGTATCTGATCCAACACGAACGCTATTGGATATGTTGGATGATCCTGCTTTGGGAGGTGGGCTACGCCCCATGGTGGATGTGTTTAATACCTACATGGCGTCAAAAGATAAAGACGTAGACCTGCTGGTTAAATATGCATCACGCTTGGGTAATGGCGCGGTATTTAAACGATTAGGTTTCCTCGCAACCCGATTTGCGCCAACAGAACAAGGTTTGATTGATTCATGTCGGACTCGTCTCACCAAAGGAAACGCAAAGATTGACCCATCAATGCCGGTGGATAAACTAATCACAGCGTGGAATTTATGGGTGCCAGCCAACTGGGCGAAGGAAGGCAAACGTGATTAG